The DNA segment CAGTAGCGGTCGAAGGCGGTCTGCATCCACTCCGCGTCGAACGGCCGGTCGCCGTGCTCGACGATGGAGGCCAGGTAGGAGGCGGCGCACTTGGAGGCCGAGTTGGAGCCCTGGCCGGTGATCGGGTCGTTGGCGACCACGACGTCGGCGGCACCGAGCACCAGGCCGCCGGAGGGCAGCCGGCCGATGGGGTGCCGCACGGTGGGGGCGTAGCGGCCGGCCAGCGTGCCGTTGGCGTCGGTCAGTTCGACCTTGGTGGCGCGGGCGTACTCCCAGGGCAGGAACTTCTCCATGAGCTCCAGCGTCAGGGCGAGGTGCTCGTTGGGGTCCTTGACGCCCTGGAAGACGTCCAGCGGACCGCCGGGGATGCCCTCCCAGAAGAGGATGTCGGCGCGGCCGGAGGTGGTGAGCGTCGGCATGACGAACAGCTCGCCGACGCCGGGCACCAGGTTGCAGCGCACCGCGTCGAACTCGGGGTGCTCGGGGCGCGGGCCCATGCCGTGGACGTAGGCGACGGCGAGCGCGCGCTGCGGGGTGTCGTACGGGGAGCGGGAGGCGTCCCGGCCGAACATGGACACCAGCTCGCCCTTGCCCGCCGAGACCAGCGTCAGGTCGTAGCGGCTCGCGAAGAAGTCCAGGTCGGAGACGGCCGCGCCGTGGATGACGAGCTGGCCGCCGCGCTGCGCGAAGGTCTCCATCCAGCCGGCCATCTTCACCCGCTGGTCGACGGACTGGGCGTAGCCGTCCAGCTTGCCGACCCAGTCGATGGCGCGCTGCGAGCCCTCGGGCGACTCGTGGCTGCCGGGGGCGGCGACGGAGACGCCGAGGCCCTCGATGCGCGGGGCCTGGTTCTCCCAGAAGTTGATCTGGAGGTCGCGCTCGTTCTGCAGCGCGGTGTGGAACATGCACTGCGTCGACATGACCCGGCCGGCGCGGATCTCGTCGGGGGTGCGGTTGGACATGAGGGTGACCTCGTAGCCCTGGGACTGGAGGCCCAGGGCGAGCTGGAGCCCGGACTGGCCGGCTCCGACGATGAGTATCTTCCGCATGGCGGCACTCTTCTCTGCTACTGCTGGTGTTCGGGGAGGGGACGTGGGGGGTGCGGTGGCCCGTAAGGGACCGTGGCCCCGTACGGGGGCCGGTTACTCGGGCGCGGTCTCCAGGGCGTGGCCGACCAGCGCGAGCAGCGACTCGATCACCGTGACCCGCTTCCGCGCGTCCATGATCACGACGGGGACGTGCGGCGGCACGGTCAGCGCGTCGCGCACATGCTCGACGGCGAACGCCTCGGTCCCCTCGAAGTGGTTGACCGCGACGACGTACGGCAGCCCGCAGCTCTCGAAGTAGTCCAGTGCCGGGAAACAGTCCTCCAGGCGCCGGGTGTCGGCCAGAACGATCGCACCGATCGCGCCGCGCACCAGGTCGTCCCACATGAACCAGAAACGCTGCTGCCCGGGCGTGCCGAACAGGTACAGCACCAGCTCCTGGTCGAGGGTGATCCGCCCGAAGTCCATGGCGACCGTGGTCGTGGTCTTGTCCGGGGTGGCGGTCAGATCGTCCGTGTCCGCGCTGGCCTGGGTCATCACCGCCTCGGTCTGGAGCGGGGTGATCTCCGAGACCGATCCG comes from the Streptomyces angustmyceticus genome and includes:
- a CDS encoding styrene monooxygenase/indole monooxygenase family protein, with translation MRKILIVGAGQSGLQLALGLQSQGYEVTLMSNRTPDEIRAGRVMSTQCMFHTALQNERDLQINFWENQAPRIEGLGVSVAAPGSHESPEGSQRAIDWVGKLDGYAQSVDQRVKMAGWMETFAQRGGQLVIHGAAVSDLDFFASRYDLTLVSAGKGELVSMFGRDASRSPYDTPQRALAVAYVHGMGPRPEHPEFDAVRCNLVPGVGELFVMPTLTTSGRADILFWEGIPGGPLDVFQGVKDPNEHLALTLELMEKFLPWEYARATKVELTDANGTLAGRYAPTVRHPIGRLPSGGLVLGAADVVVANDPITGQGSNSASKCAASYLASIVEHGDRPFDAEWMQTAFDRYWNTAQHVTKWTNAMLAPPPEHILNLIGAAGQLQPVADRFANGFNDPSDFENFFYEPEKTNAYLGSLMG
- a CDS encoding GTP-binding protein, with the translated sequence MSPSDPAAQAADAGLQSWQTDRSRAPIATKIVVAGGFGVGKTTFVGSVSEITPLQTEAVMTQASADTDDLTATPDKTTTTVAMDFGRITLDQELVLYLFGTPGQQRFWFMWDDLVRGAIGAIVLADTRRLEDCFPALDYFESCGLPYVVAVNHFEGTEAFAVEHVRDALTVPPHVPVVIMDARKRVTVIESLLALVGHALETAPE